From one Mycolicibacterium sp. HK-90 genomic stretch:
- a CDS encoding phosphotransferase: protein MTSTAVPVSGAVPGSIDEVTANWLSEALGADVTRVRAERIAEDTGFSAALYRIHLSGSDDVPETLIVKLPAESLARGGMEMLGGYRRELYFYQHVAPSAPIATPHCYVARMTGSDFVLVLEDLRNWENADHLAGLSLPRAQLCIEQLAGLHTWSAGVDEAVLQEFPCIDCSLTRDLFLPAFAPGWQLYRDHTRRPVPGAVAAFAERFADLAPTALAALSERNTLLHGDIRADNMFFRGGELKVVDFQLSVRGAGAADVAYLVSQGLPAEVRRGHDEELLREYVGQVTGYSFEDAWRHYRLAVALLMYMPVVALLTWDAAPERSRQLCLTLIDRAVAAIEDIDALEEFS from the coding sequence ATGACATCAACCGCGGTGCCCGTTTCCGGTGCGGTTCCGGGAAGCATCGACGAGGTCACCGCGAACTGGCTGTCGGAGGCGCTGGGCGCGGACGTGACCAGGGTGCGCGCCGAGCGGATCGCCGAGGACACCGGGTTCTCCGCGGCGTTGTACCGGATCCACTTGAGCGGATCCGACGATGTGCCAGAGACTTTGATCGTCAAACTGCCCGCCGAGTCGCTGGCGCGTGGGGGGATGGAGATGCTCGGCGGCTACCGGCGCGAGCTGTACTTCTACCAGCATGTCGCACCCTCTGCGCCGATTGCCACGCCGCACTGCTACGTGGCCCGGATGACCGGCTCCGATTTCGTGCTCGTGCTCGAAGATCTGCGGAACTGGGAGAACGCGGACCACCTGGCCGGACTGTCGCTACCGCGCGCCCAGCTCTGCATCGAACAGTTGGCCGGCCTGCACACGTGGTCGGCGGGCGTCGACGAGGCAGTGCTGCAGGAATTCCCGTGCATCGACTGCTCGTTGACGCGGGACCTGTTCCTGCCGGCGTTCGCGCCCGGGTGGCAGCTCTACCGGGACCACACCCGCCGGCCGGTACCTGGTGCCGTCGCCGCCTTTGCCGAGCGTTTCGCAGATCTCGCACCCACCGCGCTGGCTGCGCTCTCGGAGCGGAACACGTTGCTGCATGGAGATATTCGAGCCGACAACATGTTCTTCCGGGGCGGGGAGCTGAAGGTGGTGGACTTTCAGCTGTCGGTCCGGGGCGCAGGCGCGGCCGATGTCGCCTACCTGGTCAGCCAGGGCCTACCGGCCGAGGTGCGCCGCGGCCACGATGAAGAACTGCTGCGCGAGTACGTCGGCCAGGTCACCGGGTACTCGTTCGAGGACGCCTGGCGGCACTACCGGTTGGCCGTCGCGCTGCTGATGTACATGCCGGTGGTCGCCCTGCTCACCTGGGATGCCGCACCCGAACGATCCCGGCAATTGTGCTTGACCCTGATCGACCGCGCCGTCGCGGCCATCGAGGACATCGACGCCTTGGAGGAGTTTTCATGA
- a CDS encoding nuclear transport factor 2 family protein, whose amino-acid sequence MRTAREVVEQYNWVVWNEKDFALADELLGETVIRHEVGEAKVLTHEEAVNRVIDHWAMFEAIRFDLNLIVAGDDGQHVAIVYESPMTFPDGNAMTVSSMEIFRVVDGRIVEVWNCGYKQGVWA is encoded by the coding sequence ATGAGGACAGCGCGGGAAGTGGTCGAGCAGTACAACTGGGTGGTCTGGAACGAGAAGGACTTCGCACTCGCGGACGAATTATTGGGGGAGACCGTCATCCGCCACGAGGTCGGGGAGGCGAAGGTGCTCACCCATGAAGAAGCGGTAAATCGGGTGATCGACCACTGGGCGATGTTCGAGGCAATTCGGTTCGACCTGAACCTGATTGTCGCCGGTGACGACGGCCAGCACGTCGCGATCGTGTACGAATCCCCGATGACGTTTCCTGACGGCAACGCGATGACCGTCAGCAGCATGGAGATCTTCCGCGTCGTCGACGGCCGGATCGTCGAAGTCTGGAATTGTGGTTACAAGCAAGGAGTTTGGGCATGA
- a CDS encoding TIGR03857 family LLM class F420-dependent oxidoreductase, with the protein MSEPVLDDLGYYLLAGAGGEGPATLMDEARRGEELGFGTAFISERWNVKEASSLVGAACAVTDRMQIATAATNHNTRHPLITGSWATTMHRLSRGRFTLGIGRGIAAMYNAFGVPAVTTAQMEDFAQVMRKLWHGEVIFNHDGPIGKYQVLFLDPDFNEDIRLAIVAFGPQTLALGGREFDDVILHTYFTPDTVQRAVKTVKDAAEQAGRDPDSVRVWSCFATVGDHLPEELRLKKTVARLATYLQGYGDLMVSTNNWDPAVLQRFREDPVVTSIPGGIDHKASAEQIEHIATLIPDEWLEPSATGSARQCVDRIRKEFDYGADAVIMHGATPDELEPIVTEYRATQVLSGSGK; encoded by the coding sequence ATGAGTGAACCGGTTCTCGACGATCTTGGCTACTACCTGCTGGCCGGTGCGGGCGGTGAAGGGCCGGCCACATTGATGGACGAGGCGCGCCGCGGCGAGGAGCTCGGCTTCGGTACCGCGTTCATCTCCGAACGCTGGAACGTCAAAGAAGCGTCCTCGCTCGTCGGCGCCGCCTGTGCGGTGACCGACCGGATGCAGATCGCCACGGCGGCAACCAATCACAACACGCGCCATCCGTTGATCACCGGGTCGTGGGCCACCACGATGCATCGGCTGTCGAGGGGCCGCTTCACGTTGGGCATCGGCCGCGGCATTGCCGCCATGTACAACGCCTTCGGCGTGCCGGCTGTGACGACGGCGCAGATGGAGGATTTCGCCCAGGTCATGCGCAAGCTCTGGCACGGCGAGGTGATCTTCAACCACGACGGGCCGATCGGGAAATATCAGGTGCTGTTCCTGGATCCCGACTTCAACGAGGACATCCGGCTGGCGATCGTGGCCTTCGGACCACAGACCCTGGCCCTGGGCGGGCGGGAGTTCGACGACGTCATCCTGCACACCTATTTCACCCCGGACACGGTGCAGCGCGCGGTGAAGACGGTCAAGGACGCCGCCGAGCAGGCCGGCCGCGACCCGGACAGCGTGCGGGTGTGGTCCTGCTTCGCCACCGTGGGGGATCACCTGCCGGAGGAGTTGCGACTCAAGAAGACCGTGGCGCGGCTGGCCACCTACCTCCAGGGCTATGGCGATCTGATGGTGAGTACCAACAACTGGGATCCTGCTGTGCTGCAACGCTTCCGGGAAGATCCCGTCGTCACGTCGATTCCGGGCGGCATCGACCACAAAGCCAGCGCCGAGCAGATCGAGCACATCGCCACGCTCATCCCCGACGAATGGCTGGAACCCTCGGCCACCGGATCGGCACGCCAATGCGTCGACCGCATCCGCAAGGAGTTCGACTACGGTGCCGACGCCGTGATCATGCACGGGGCCACCCCCGACGAGCTCGAACCGATCGTCACCGAATACCGGGCAACCCAGGTGCTGTCGGGATCCGGAAAATAG
- the rox gene encoding rifampin monooxygenase, which translates to MFDVIIAGAGPTGSMLAAELRLHDVKVVVLEKEPEPSKVVRGLGLHARSIEIMDQRGLLVGFLERGQKYPVGGFFAGIAKPQPEGLDTAHAYVLGIPQTITERLLTEHAEDLGAEIRRGCEVAGLSQDDDGVTVELADGARLRSRYLVGCDGGRSTVRKLLGIGFPGEPARAETLLGEVELDVDRETLDAVTAEVRKTQLRFGAMPLGDGLYRVIVPADAVTEDRVTPPTLDEFKRQLTITAGTDLGVHSPRWLSRFGDGTRLAERYRSGRALLAGDAAHVHPPTGGQGLNLGVQDAFNLGWKLAASVNGWAPTDLLDSYGDERRPVAADVLDNTRAQMELMSLEPGAQATRRLVTELMEFPGVSRHLTEKIIAISIRYDFGAAHDLVGRRLRDIALTRGRLYGLMHAGRGLLLDQTGRLSVGGWGDRVDHVVDTSEELDVPAVLLRPDGHVAWVGDDQSDLRDRLPTWFGAETR; encoded by the coding sequence ATGTTTGACGTGATCATTGCCGGCGCGGGACCGACCGGATCGATGCTCGCCGCCGAACTGCGACTGCACGATGTGAAAGTCGTCGTGCTGGAGAAGGAGCCCGAGCCGTCCAAGGTGGTCCGCGGGCTGGGACTGCACGCACGCAGCATCGAGATCATGGACCAGCGCGGATTGTTGGTGGGGTTTCTGGAGCGCGGTCAGAAGTACCCGGTCGGAGGGTTCTTCGCCGGCATCGCCAAACCTCAGCCCGAGGGACTCGACACCGCGCACGCCTACGTCCTCGGGATCCCGCAGACGATCACCGAACGTCTGCTGACCGAGCACGCCGAGGACCTCGGGGCCGAGATCCGCCGCGGATGTGAGGTGGCCGGACTGAGCCAGGACGACGACGGCGTCACCGTCGAACTGGCCGATGGGGCACGGTTGAGATCGCGCTACCTCGTCGGCTGCGACGGCGGCCGCAGCACGGTCCGCAAGTTGCTTGGTATCGGTTTTCCCGGGGAGCCGGCGAGGGCTGAGACGTTGTTGGGCGAAGTTGAGCTCGACGTGGATCGGGAAACCCTCGACGCGGTGACGGCCGAGGTTCGTAAGACCCAGTTGCGGTTCGGGGCCATGCCGTTGGGTGACGGCTTGTACCGCGTCATCGTGCCGGCCGATGCGGTAACCGAAGACCGGGTCACGCCACCAACATTGGACGAGTTCAAGCGTCAGTTGACGATCACCGCCGGCACCGATCTCGGTGTGCATTCCCCGCGCTGGCTGTCTCGATTCGGGGACGGCACCCGGCTGGCCGAGCGGTACCGCAGCGGGCGGGCGCTGCTGGCGGGTGACGCCGCGCATGTCCATCCGCCCACCGGCGGGCAGGGCCTCAACCTCGGCGTCCAGGATGCCTTCAACCTGGGCTGGAAACTGGCGGCTTCGGTGAACGGCTGGGCGCCGACGGATCTGTTGGACAGCTACGGAGACGAACGCCGTCCGGTGGCCGCCGACGTGCTGGACAACACCCGGGCGCAGATGGAATTGATGTCGCTGGAACCTGGTGCTCAGGCGACGCGGCGGCTGGTGACCGAGCTGATGGAATTCCCCGGGGTGAGCCGGCACCTGACCGAGAAGATCATCGCCATCTCGATCCGTTATGACTTCGGCGCCGCGCATGACCTGGTCGGCCGGCGGTTGCGGGACATCGCGCTCACCCGTGGTCGCCTGTACGGGTTGATGCATGCCGGGCGCGGCCTGCTGCTCGACCAAACCGGCCGACTCTCGGTGGGCGGTTGGGGAGACCGCGTCGACCATGTCGTCGACACCAGCGAGGAGTTGGACGTGCCCGCGGTACTGCTACGGCCGGATGGGCATGTGGCATGGGTGGGCGACGATCAGTCAGACCTGAGGGACCGGCTGCCGACGTGGTTCGGCGCTGAGACGCGTTGA
- a CDS encoding acyl-CoA carboxylase subunit beta yields MTNDPEWKETLEDLARRREHTHGMGGPERLAKHHGKGKLDARARITRLLDPGTFQEFGTLVGGDIAADGLVAGAGRIDGTPVMVGAEDFTTLAGSIGPGGNAKRYRLAELALRNKIPLVMLLEGAGFRPSGEHYGRTPTDLIAQAKCSGKVPTVSAILGPSAGHGALVAPVCDFSIISQQGAIFTAGPPVVKESTGEDISKEDLGGPDVALTSGVIHNYAEDDETVIDDIRRYLSYFPSSAWSYPPTRLADETAEPRLTPEILDIVSRDNRQIYDMRAVLDEIFDRPDWFEVQPKFGRAIICALAHLGGYPVAVVANQPQVMAGSIDADAADKAAHFITVADSFHLPIVFLADNPGMLPGSRSERSGVLRSGARMFAAQTAATTLKLHVTLRKAFGFGSMVMSLLGFDDQVATFAYPGATMGAMGAAALSAATHAGEDYTEVLKRMELEASFRSAGHLGFDELISPEETRNALLVTLQHGIFSRQAVAEPVSRTLIMP; encoded by the coding sequence ATGACGAACGATCCGGAGTGGAAGGAAACTCTCGAGGACCTTGCCCGTCGACGTGAGCACACTCACGGCATGGGCGGTCCCGAGCGGTTGGCCAAGCACCACGGCAAGGGCAAGCTCGACGCCCGCGCACGTATCACCCGGCTGCTCGACCCCGGCACCTTCCAGGAGTTCGGCACGTTGGTCGGCGGCGACATCGCCGCCGACGGCCTCGTTGCGGGTGCCGGCCGCATCGACGGCACACCGGTCATGGTGGGCGCCGAGGATTTCACCACGCTGGCCGGCAGCATCGGCCCGGGCGGCAACGCCAAACGCTACCGGCTCGCCGAGTTGGCCTTGCGCAACAAGATCCCGTTGGTGATGTTGTTGGAGGGCGCAGGTTTTCGCCCCAGTGGGGAGCATTACGGACGCACCCCGACCGACCTGATCGCCCAGGCGAAGTGTTCGGGAAAGGTGCCCACCGTGTCGGCGATCCTCGGTCCGTCCGCCGGCCACGGTGCGCTGGTGGCCCCGGTGTGCGACTTCAGCATCATCAGCCAACAGGGAGCGATCTTCACCGCGGGCCCGCCGGTGGTGAAAGAGTCCACCGGAGAAGACATCTCGAAGGAGGACCTCGGCGGGCCGGACGTGGCGCTGACCAGCGGCGTGATCCACAACTACGCCGAGGACGACGAGACGGTCATCGACGACATCCGGCGCTACCTGTCCTATTTCCCCTCCAGCGCATGGTCATATCCTCCGACCCGGCTCGCCGACGAGACAGCCGAACCGCGGCTTACCCCGGAGATTCTCGACATCGTCTCCCGTGACAACCGGCAGATCTACGACATGCGGGCCGTCCTCGATGAGATCTTCGATCGCCCCGACTGGTTCGAGGTGCAGCCCAAGTTCGGCCGCGCGATCATCTGTGCGCTGGCCCATCTCGGCGGCTATCCGGTCGCGGTGGTCGCCAATCAACCGCAGGTGATGGCCGGTTCGATCGACGCCGACGCTGCCGACAAGGCCGCGCATTTCATCACCGTCGCCGACTCGTTCCATCTGCCGATCGTCTTCCTGGCCGACAATCCCGGCATGCTTCCCGGCAGCCGGTCCGAACGCAGTGGCGTGCTGCGAAGCGGGGCAAGGATGTTCGCCGCCCAGACCGCGGCGACGACGCTCAAGTTGCATGTAACGCTCCGGAAAGCCTTCGGATTCGGTTCGATGGTGATGTCACTGTTGGGTTTTGACGACCAGGTGGCGACATTTGCCTATCCGGGGGCGACCATGGGCGCGATGGGCGCGGCGGCGCTCAGCGCCGCCACCCACGCCGGCGAGGACTACACCGAGGTGCTCAAGCGCATGGAGCTCGAGGCGTCCTTCCGCTCGGCCGGTCACCTCGGGTTCGATGAGCTCATCTCCCCCGAGGAGACCCGCAACGCACTGCTGGTCACCCTGCAGCACGGCATCTTCAGCCGTCAGGCGGTGGCCGAGCCGGTATCGCGCACGCTGATCATGCCGTAA